agacagaaggcgacagcgcGTCGTGGAACAGGTGGTTGGCCAGACAGTGCAGGGGGACGCCTTTTCCAGGTTGCGGCGGTGGATCTCTCGCCACTTGCGTGCTGCGGcccacagaaaaagagaaagaacaacggtgcatgcagaaaatcCTAAAACACCGTGACTAGGAACCGGCAGTCGAACGATAACCTGTTGACAGCAAGAAAACCTATGAACTCCAAACCCAGGACAAACACATCCTCcagcctctctccactgccCAGTCGAAACCCCAGAGCACTTTCACGGGGTTCACTCTAGCTGCAAGCATGCGGGAACGAAGACACCAGACACGCCACTCCTACCCGGACCGGCAAAACCTACATGCAGATACATTGGTAAagatcttctctctccgtcgcccgTCCTTTCGACAGGACGGAGAGGGGAACATACTTTGTCTTGCGACTTGAGGTATCGAGACACACGAAAATAACTTCTGCAGGAAACGCTGTGCACCTACACATCGTGTACCTTCCGTCCTACCGCGCCCAGCAAATGGGTTGATTCAGTGGACCGAGGAGGTATCCATGGATCGTACCAGCATAGACAAGGATACACCTCAGGACAGAGGCAGCATCTCTTGTACCACACAGGGTCCTTCTGAACGTCTTCACCgcagaggaacgcgaaggcTACCAAAAAAACGCTCGCGATGTGCTCTCGGTGTTCTCACCTTCGACCCAGAAGAATTGGAATTGGAGGCGCATCTGAGGAGTACTCCGACGGCTCGGGAACGCGTTGGTGATACACTGCTCGTCGCGCCTGCGAAAAGCAAGAAGCAACGCGGCACCGAGCatgacagcgagaagaagcgaagccggCATTCTCAGTTGAAATCGCAAAAGGTGACACCCACACTGGACATCGGCTGGTGCACAATGCCAAGCCTCACGCCAACTCCTTCAGTTGAATCAGTGAGAGCAAGAAAGAGGCTCGGCCTTCTCACTCTGGTGCTTTTTAACTCTTACCCCGCGTATGAATAGGGCGGGGAAACGGAGAGTCGAGACGCCGGGCACCTCTCCCTCACTGTTGTTTCCCCGAAAACCAGTTGAGAAGGGTATACatcgaaaacgaaaaacagaactCCCTTGCATCGCAACACGCGGCGTTGACAGCGAAAACTTCCTCTTGCGTTTATCGAGGCGCCTTGTCGTCCTCGATGGGCTCCACCGACGCACGCACAGCCGCGGTCCACCAGAACCCATTTCCACTGTGTGCTCAAGTGTTCGAGAGCATGCAGGTTACTAAACAGTCGCTCACGGAGCTCGACGCTGAGCCTGTGTCATCAGACTTGCCTGCTCGTTTTCTGGGAGAACTTTGAAGTTGAAGTGCGTAAATGAAGAGATGTCTAAGACGTTGTTAACATTGCCGTGCTCGTCCGTTTGTGTCTGTTGATCCGGCGCATACTTCCACTGGTCGTCGACTGCTCAAAAAAGCAATTCAGCGAGATGGGAAGTAAGCCAGCCAGAGTGAAACGTGCAGACGCGAACTCACTTGCCCCAACGCGTCAACGCGCTGCGTCCACGCCAAAGAATTGCAGGGGTCACTCTACTTCGAGAAAGATTCTTCAGAAACATTCTGTGCAGCTGCGTTCGACAGGCAGCTAGAGAAGTACCAGCCGCACTGGTACCGGTCTGAGGTCCCCGGAATGACGCTTTCGTCTGGGCGTATGCGAGGGTGGAGAATCAGGAAATGGCAAAATGCCACTACTCCCAcccaaatatatatatgtatatatatatatatatatatatatacgcgcACATGCAGATAATAACAACGTATATCTATGTACATATCCTATAGATAGGTGGACAagtatccatatatatatatatatatatatatatgtaaatgtatatgtaaatgtatgcATATAGTGACAAGTTCATGGAGGCTCTCTTTCGTCGGGCACGCGTGttgtttgtctccttcctatCGAGTCTGTTAGTTTAAAGAGCCTTTACGGAAAATTGAAAACACGCGTCTGCTTGTTGGCCTGCGAGATGCCCCCTGAGACAGCTCGGCTGGAAGAACGAAGCACGAGTTGAGCGTCACTGTCCGACTTGGCGTCGGCTGTTTGCCCTTTTTTCGGCTACATGTCGCCTCTCAGTTTTTAGCTTTCAAGCTGAACATTGTTGGGCGCAGGCATTTTCCTGGGATCTCGCGCAGGAGGTAGACTCTGCATTTCCTGGAGTTGCGAGCTCTTCTGGATACACACCGATGAACTTGTAGTGGTGGACGCCTCGCGGAAGGTTCTGGATGTACGAGAACTCGTGGCCGCTTCTGTTTAAACGAATTTTGTGCTCCACGCTCCAGCCATTGAAAGATCCTGTGAGAAAGACGTTGTGTCCTCCGTGTGTCCATCTGTCGAAGGACGCAAAACACGAACGCACAGCCTGGCAGACCTCGGGTTGAGTTTGCTTGAAGCCCCTTCACTCTTCCACAGTGCGTTATACTCGTACGAAAAAACTCCAAAACCAACACACTGTCGCAGGCCTTGATCTGGACACACGGTCGGACCaacctacatatatatatatatatatatacatgtaatTGTAGATTTATATCTTATGCCTCTTCGGCAGTACTTTTCTCCAGCGTTTAGTGTTTCCACCGTTtgatgcagagagagatccCCTGTGCATTTGCTGCAGTCGAAACGTAGAAACGCTTCGGCGTTTCTTCCGGGTtcccgcgcctcctctgAACCCTGTGGTATCGCATGTTTCATTTCTCCACCAGACGTAGAAGCACGAGGTTTTTATGCTTTTATGCAGAGTCACGAAAAACTTGTGCAAGCACATTCACCTCAAGCTACGGTAGCTGCTGTGTCTGAACTTCACTGTCACCAGCCTGTGGATCTAGGAACGCGGCGCGTTCGTCTTTTGGGTCTGTTCCGCAGGGTCGCTCATCCCCGTCGGCCGCCGCCCTCCCCCCCTCAACTTCCGATTCTCAGTGTCGGAACCGGATGAGTCAGGCGCAGCCGAGTCAGGCGGCTTCGCCGAAAGTCTATCTTCTGCTgggcagaaaacgaaacaagTCGCTCACGTGAAGACGCATGGCGTGAGTTCCTCTGGGGCACTGTCTTgcgcgtcgtcgcctttccCTCTCGCATGCTCCGGCCGCGAGTACAGTGGCAGAGTGGACGCGTCAACGGCAGCCGCAGCTGCggccgcagcagccgcggcggCCGTGAAAGAAACTGATTCCCCAGAAAGTCCTGTGCCCGACTGCTTTGACATGGTCACTTGAGGAAGCAGCAACTCTGGCGTCGCGTCCGACCCCAGAGACGACGCGCCCAAGGCTTCGAAACCTGGAACGCGAAAAGTGCATAGACGCGTCGGGACAGCTTTCCCCGGATGAGCGGTCATGTCTGTGTGTGAGCATGTGAGCGTGTTTGCGACATGGAAAGCTCCGTTGTTCGACAAGAGTCTCCTAATGACAGGCAAAAACATCACGGCCTCGtagtacctaggatactgaatatgactccagttatgagatacagacaaccaagttcttgTAGCCCACGGGGAGGAGAACGGCGTATGAAGCCCAACATGTGCAGGAGACGACCTGAGGGCGGTGCTGAAAACGACAACGAGTGATTCCCCTTAGTTCCAgtgaaaaaggcgagaaaacgagcgTGTGTCGGCGTACCTATCGACAGCGAGGGAAGTGAGGAAAGCGAAGTTACGCGAGTGAGAGTTCGAAGGACAGCACGGGATGCAAGAGGAGATACGCAAGCGCTTTCAGACAAGCCATGCAAGGGTGCTGAGAGATAAAGGCTTCGCGACAAGCAAGGGCTGAAAAATGACCAACTGAAGTTAACGAACAGCTGGAAGTGCAGACGCACCTGAGTAGCTCGACTGATCAGCGTCCCCAAGCGCTTCGTGACGACTGTTGCTCGTCTGAGATCCCATGACGCTCTGAAGCTCGAGCGTCCCGATCTCCCGGCAGCGCACCGGGCGAGGAACGGCGAAGCGAGAAAACAAttgaagagacaagagaagaagcggggaaaagaagaataGAACGGCAGGGaccgaagaaaaaagaggaccAAGACGACAGGATTAAAACGGGAAGAGATAAAACGAATGGGGACAAGGACACCGTGGGACAAATCAGAAGAAAGGTCGCTCAACAAGCATCTGAAGCTCTCCGCAACATCAGGGTagaagacgagacaagaTTTGCTGTCCGGATAGTGGAGGGAAGacctcgtctccgtcgaaaAACGCGTCACAAAGAACGAAGAACATACGGCGGCAAGACTGACTAGAGGCAAGGGCAGTTTCCAGTGAAACAGACGGGGAAACGCTACCCGTGAAACCCGGTTTGGCCGGGCTTCGAACCGTGCCTGTCGACAGGGTAGGAGGAAGGCGGAACCGGAACAGTGCAGACAGTTGCTGTCGCATCGATTACAAATTGAAAGAGTTCAGAAAAGATAAAAAACAACCTTTCACTGTCTCTGCTACATGAAACAGATCCACAGAAAGCAGACCCAACCGCGCGAAAGTCGCCAAGAGACGAGACGGGCGAAAACAGGTCTATACAAATGTGGagtttctcgcctcttcagaGACCACGGAGGAGCCACAAGAAGCAAAGACACTTAAAATTTTGTCTTGCGAAAGATTCAGAGAGAACTCGACGCCGCCGGGAAGAAAAAGTTTTTCCTCAGGAACAGCACAGGTCCACCCCCCTAGGTGGGGAGGGCTCGAACTTTTCCATTCTTGACAAAACCCTGGGGAAGTttgcagacacagaaacaagagaggcTTCTCTCCCACGGGAAAACACGGAATACTTAGCCAGACCAGGGACGTCTGAATCGCACTCTCTACCGCGATGCGCTTTCGATAGGTGCCTCCTTCAACGGAgcccgtgcatgcagtgctcTTCCACGTAAAAAGCCAAGGTTTTATTCTGAACAAGCACCGCCAGCATTTCTTCTAGTAAAGGGGCAAAACTGAAGCTGCTGAGAATTTTCTCGACCATCTTTCGCATCTATGTTCCACTTTAACCTGCTCGAGAACCCTGACGTCATTCAGCTGCCCACTGAAAAAAGCGCAGTGTTCGCGTTCTGGGCTTGGCTTTCCCCTTTTGCAACCCTGGTTACACTGGCAGTTCACTTGTAGAAGAAGTAAGGCATTTTGTGAGGAACGGCACTTGGTTCACTGGAGTGGGCAGTTCGATAGACACGCAAGTTACGTTCCTCGACCTGGAATCCGACACCATCCGTTTGTTAGCCTTTCGCGTGGAGATCATGTTAAACCAAAGCACACAGGATCAATTAAACATGCCATCGAACCTGAGAAAAGATTCGGGAAAATTGCTTCTCAATGGGTGATAGTCAGGGGATCATGCAGGAACAAAGTACGAAAGCCAGATGAACTCCGTTGTTGCAGGAAGTGTTCCTGGACAGCCAGGACACAGAAAATCGTCTTTTGTTCTAGCAAAAGCATGGTACGcactctgcgtttccttaGAGAAGTAGCCTGAGCATCTAAAACGTTTTTGTAACCATTGTGGCGAATAACTTGTTTGCGTTTGTGCAGAATAGCGCTGCTCCCCTCCTCGTACGGCGAGTGGCCTGCATTTCGTCGACAGGTACCGCCAGATTTGAAAACATCCGCATCCGCTATGCGAGGGCAGTCGGGTTGTTTGAAATTTAAGAGGGTATAAGCGTGATAGATATGTTTTAAAGTGAAATGTATAGCTCGGTCTTCCAAGAAAAGCTTCCGCGCCACGAACAATAAGCGAAACTAGAAAGCAACGAAATATGCAGTGATCCATAGAAGGGGCTGGGGTTTTGTCACTTCGAATCGAGAGTCGACCAAGTTGTCTTCGACGGCAGAAAGCACTTTTACTTTTCAATGGCCTCGACgcggaaacgaggagaggtTTGGTGCTGTGAAGAAAGAGTGGAAAACTCGTATTCTTCTCTACACGTTTTGACTGAATCCTTCCCAGGGAACGGGAAAGGCACacgagacaagagaagcgGGTTCAGTGCGCTCGCCTCGACACGCACGCGTTCTGTGTACACCTACAACACACGTTTGCCATGCTGATCTCTCTGTTGGCAGCGGAACAATTTAGAGTCCCCATGTTTAGAAAAGTGTAGGCAGAGCAAGGAGGAAATCTGCAGACCAGGTGCTCCTTTACTTAATCAAAAGGAACTCCGAAAAGTCCAAGCGACACACAAGGCGTGAGAGAAACAATCGGGTATATCAAGTGTAGGTTTTCCAGCGGTACGTTTTCCAGGGTAGACctagaaaaaagagaggcatCTCGAAAGAGAAATGTCAACACTCGACCTTTACAAATACACGTGCGTTTGGGGGTTGCTGTTTGTAGATGTCGCAACGAACACTAGCCTCGACCCCGGACTCTCCGAGAGACGTTTTCCCAGAAGTGTTCCATTGAAGTGTCGCCACTGTTAGCCTCTCAGCACATCTCAAAGAAATCGAGAAGGCTGCAGCCCCAGGTGTAAGCTACGCCGTCTGGGATTCCACCTTCGCCTCTGCGATCTGCGCACTGTCCTCAGCTGCCGTTTGACCCTCTTTGGGCGCTGTCGCAGCAGGCTCCGCAACAGGACCGTCGTTGTTCTTGTTCGACTCAGCACcctgtttctcgtctttctcacTCGTCTCTGAAGACTCCGCAACTGCAGTCGCCGCGCCAGTCACTCGCGCAGCTTCTTCACGAATCTTGCGCCTCTTCTGAGCCTGttcagctgcatgcgctcgctGCTGCGCGACCGACTCGTAACGCTTTCGCAGCAACTTGTTCAGTTCCTCCGCCTCGCAGGGCGGATCCTTTGCCAACTCAGAAATGCACTTGCTCACGGAAAAGTCCTGCACAGTACGTGCAGCATACACACATGCCCCACGAG
This Toxoplasma gondii ME49 chromosome VIII, whole genome shotgun sequence DNA region includes the following protein-coding sequences:
- a CDS encoding 5'-AMP-activated protein kinase subunit beta-1 family protein, putative (encoded by transcript TGME49_268960); the protein is MGSQTSNSRHEALGDADQSSYSGFEALGASSLGSDATPELLLPQVTMSKQSGTGLSGESVSFTAAAAAAAAAAAAVDASTLPLYSRPEHARGKGDDAQDSAPEELTPCVFTWTHGGHNVFLTGSFNGWSVEHKIRLNRSGHEFSYIQNLPRGVHHYKFIVDDQWKYAPDQQTQTDEHGNVNNVLDISSFTHFNFKVLPENEQARRAVYHQRVPEPSEYSSDAPPIPILLGRSTQVARDPPPQPGKGVPLHCLANHLFHDALSPSVFGSHTSCIATTHRWQIDNARPTSGQRYTTYIYVTVNPLYPFASPHEEGDAERDREADAEAEAAAIIAAACPSAVANLLVFRGQTNNRKPVDSFCGSPGDAAKAGESGEEFAEEDGETPSVSS